A genomic segment from Juglans regia cultivar Chandler chromosome 14, Walnut 2.0, whole genome shotgun sequence encodes:
- the LOC108990328 gene encoding uncharacterized protein LOC108990328 isoform X2 yields the protein MSRFRPEFHVAQQSRRDKLRVPQGSNALHHLEDFPDNLEQLPDNLRLNPDLVNVRNVNNASLLYDPAVYSQEMSNFSMKSNVLLEQRDAMVHQGIDATQIGRPINVAEDHVPFANSSHTISFNPLPKAGTLEPQNCGYWKSLGSQQSSCTDWMMNTYASDSVGSESNTPSPMFYGEVSNISAYPQYMKHSYNAFQNFSSSKNPCSKISSQDRHKHSTSAALNQSSLLDTFTSSIRTQEMASSVQQNIRGTARGAWAEGGNELALLPAYGNQSDVICFDNSGAWTNRSVENCHHWSGQLGLNVETSDGELRNVVSTDSNPQGLSLSLSSNPSSKIPVARFGEGCVPEDLDSRTTVLEDPRDSKTVKSGYLCSVSKPSMSSTGCGRSLQDMVGGISTNTYQNTGPLGPFTGYATILKSSKFLEPAQQLLDELCGITGSKHGKTFELSGRTSGEVSPSGDALNATETEVGARANNSGGSSSTFYASNDISGDGRGVGTSTCESFRPEYRQRKAKLVYMQEEICRRFKQYHQQMQMVVSSFESVAGLGSATPYISFALKSILRHFRCIKNAITDQLKHIRKGMGENLSSPSTGTSNSKGDASTLKLKYLNPSLQMHKYGGGNLGFLETQHHVWRPQRGLPERSVAILRAWLFEHFLHPYPTDTDKHMLATQTGLSRNQVSNWFINARVRVWKPMVEEIHMLETKGMAESNQIPSKNDESSAAAAAEGTGSFLRAGHGLSAEQWNQEKRSKMECPIPTTMDGTLMGFVPYQQNGVEIGGVGAVSLTLGLRHDAENAQHRQQQQQQEDQQQLLRREFGGGMIHDFVG from the exons ATGAGCAGATTTAGGCCAGAATTTCATGTAGCGCAGCAAAGTCGGCGTGATAAGTTGAGAGTCCCGCAAGGTTCAAACGCACTCCACCATTTAGAAGATTTCCCTGACAATTTGGAACAATTACCCGACAACTTAAGGCTAAACCCAGATCTTGTTAACGTTCGGAATGTTAATAATGCCAGTTTGCTTTATGACCCAGCTGTATATTCCCAGGAAATGAGCAATTTTTCAATGAAGTCAAATGTTTTATTAGAGCAACGAGATGCCATGGTGCATCAAGGAATAGATGCAACCCAAATTGGAAGGCCTATTAATGTAGCCGAAGATCATGTTCCATTTGCAAATTCATCCCACACAATTTCATTCAATCCTTTACCTAAAGCCGGTACCCTTGAGCCGCAAAATTGTGGTTATTGGAAGAGCCTTGGTTCACAGCAAAGCTCATGTACTGACTGGATGATGAATACTTATGCAAGTGATTCGGTAGGTAGTGAAAGCAATACTCCAAGCCCTATGTTTTACGGGGAAGTAAGTAACATTTCTGCATATCCACAATATATGAAACATAGTTATAATGCGTTCCAAAACTTCTCTTCTTCGAAGAATCCATGCAGTAAAATTTCTAGTCAAGATAGACATAAGCATTCAACATCTGCAGCACTTAATCAAAGTAGTCTCCTGGATACTTTTACATCTTCTATCAGAACTCAGGAAATGGCTTCAAGTGTTCAGCAGAACATCAGAGGAACTGCCCGTGGTGCATGGGCAGAGGGTGGGAATGAACTTGCTCTACTTCCAGCCTATGGAAATCAATCAGATGTGATATGTTTCGATAATTCTGGTGCTTGGACAAATAGATCAGTCGAGAATTGCCATCACTGGAGTGGTCAGTTGGGTCTAAACGTGGAAACAAGTGATGGAGAATTGAGGAATGTTGTGAGTACTGATTCCAACCCTCAGGGTCTATCTCTATCACTTTCATCAAATCCATCTTCAAAAATACCCGTGGCTCGGTTTGGAGAGGGATGTGTGCCAGAAGACTTAGACTCGAGGACTACAGTTTTAGAGGATCCTCGAGATTCAAAAACTGTGAAGTCTGGTTATTTATGTTCGGTATCGAAGCCATCTATGAGTAGTACAGGTTGTGGAAGATCTCTTCAAGATATGGTGGGGGGGATTTCTACTAACACTTATCAAAACACAGGTCCTCTTGGCCCATTCACTGGATATGCGACTATTTTAAAGAGTTCAAAGTTCTTGGAGCCTGCACAGCAGCTGCTAGATGAACTCTGTGGCATAACTGGTTCAAAACACGGCAAAACATTTGAGCTGTCTGGGAGGACTTCTGGAGAAGTTAGCCCTTCTGGTGATGCTTTGAATGCAACTGAAACTGAGGTTGGTGCGAGGGCTAATAATTCAGGTGGCTCGTCCTCAACATTTTATGCTTCAAATGATATAAGTGGTGATGGCCGTGGAGTTGGGACTAGCACTTGTGAATCTTTTCGGCCGGAGTACCGGCAAAGGAAGGCAAAGCTCGTATATATGCAGGAGGAG ATTTGCAGAAGGTTCAAACAATATCATCAGCAAATGCAGATGGTGGTTTCGTCCTTTGAATCAGTAGCAGGTCTCGGTTCTGCCACTCCTTACATCTCGTTTGCTCTCAAGTCGATTTTGAGGCACTTCCGGTGCATAAAGAATGCCATCACAGACCAGCTCAAGCATATAAGAAAAGGAATGGGGGAGAATTTGTCATCACCTTCCACTGGCACAAGCAATAGCAAGGGTGATGCAAGTACACTAAAGCTAAAGTATTTGAACCCAAGCTTGCAAATGCACAAATATGGTGGTGGCAATTTGGGCTTCCTCGAAACCCAACACCACGTCTGGAGGCCCCAGAGAGGCCTACCAGAACGCTCGGTGGCGATTCTCAGAGCTTGGCTTTTTGAGCATTTTCTTCACCC GTATCCCACGGACACAGACAAGCACATGTTAGCCACTCAAACAGGTCTATCTCGAAACCAG GTGTCAAACTGGTTCATAAATGCCCGAGTGCGTGTCTGGAAGCCAATGGTAGAAGAAATACACATGCTTGAAACCAAAGGCATGGCAGAATCCAACCAAATTCCGAGCAAGAATGATGAAAgctctgctgctgctgctgctgaag GGACAGGCTCCTTTCTGAGGGCTGGACATGGACTTAGTGCAGAACAGTGGAACCAAGAGAAGCGGTCGAAAATGGAATGTCCGATTCCGACCACCATGGACGGGACATTAATGGGTTTTGTGCCGTACCAGCAGAATGGGGTCGAGATTGGTGGAGTCGGAGCTGTGTCTCTTACCTTGGGACTCAGGCATGATGCAGAGAATGCACAGCATCGgcaacagcaacagcagcagGAAGATCAGCAGCAGCTGCTGAGGAGGGAATTTGGAGGAGGCATGATTCATGATTTTGTTGGATAA
- the LOC108990328 gene encoding uncharacterized protein LOC108990328 isoform X1 encodes MSRFRPEFHVAQQSRRDKLRVPQGSNALHHLEDFPDNLEQLPDNLRLNPDLVNVRNVNNASLLYDPAVYSQEMSNFSMKSNVLLEQRDAMVHQGIDATQIGRPINVAEDHVPFANSSHTISFNPLPKAGTLEPQNCGYWKSLGSQQSSCTDWMMNTYASDSVGSESNTPSPMFYGEVSNISAYPQYMKHSYNAFQNFSSSKNPCSKISSQDRHKHSTSAALNQSSLLDTFTSSIRTQEMASSVQQNIRGTARGAWAEGGNELALLPAYGNQSDVICFDNSGAWTNRSVENCHHWSGQLGLNVETSDGELRNVVSTDSNPQGLSLSLSSNPSSKIPVARFGEGCVPEDLDSRTTVLEDPRDSKTVKSGYLCSVSKPSMSSTGCGRSLQDMVGGISTNTYQNTGPLGPFTGYATILKSSKFLEPAQQLLDELCGITGSKHGKTFELSGRTSGEVSPSGDALNATETEVGARANNSGGSSSTFYASNDISGDGRGVGTSTCESFRPEYRQRKAKLVYMQEEICRRFKQYHQQMQMVVSSFESVAGLGSATPYISFALKSILRHFRCIKNAITDQLKHIRKGMGENLSSPSTGTSNSKGDASTLKLKYLNPSLQMHKYGGGNLGFLETQHHVWRPQRGLPERSVAILRAWLFEHFLHPYPTDTDKHMLATQTGLSRNQVSNWFINARVRVWKPMVEEIHMLETKGMAESNQIPSKNDESSAAAAAEGSRHPDRDIHKLFNNPNLNTTPNTQFECLGTGSFLRAGHGLSAEQWNQEKRSKMECPIPTTMDGTLMGFVPYQQNGVEIGGVGAVSLTLGLRHDAENAQHRQQQQQQEDQQQLLRREFGGGMIHDFVG; translated from the exons ATGAGCAGATTTAGGCCAGAATTTCATGTAGCGCAGCAAAGTCGGCGTGATAAGTTGAGAGTCCCGCAAGGTTCAAACGCACTCCACCATTTAGAAGATTTCCCTGACAATTTGGAACAATTACCCGACAACTTAAGGCTAAACCCAGATCTTGTTAACGTTCGGAATGTTAATAATGCCAGTTTGCTTTATGACCCAGCTGTATATTCCCAGGAAATGAGCAATTTTTCAATGAAGTCAAATGTTTTATTAGAGCAACGAGATGCCATGGTGCATCAAGGAATAGATGCAACCCAAATTGGAAGGCCTATTAATGTAGCCGAAGATCATGTTCCATTTGCAAATTCATCCCACACAATTTCATTCAATCCTTTACCTAAAGCCGGTACCCTTGAGCCGCAAAATTGTGGTTATTGGAAGAGCCTTGGTTCACAGCAAAGCTCATGTACTGACTGGATGATGAATACTTATGCAAGTGATTCGGTAGGTAGTGAAAGCAATACTCCAAGCCCTATGTTTTACGGGGAAGTAAGTAACATTTCTGCATATCCACAATATATGAAACATAGTTATAATGCGTTCCAAAACTTCTCTTCTTCGAAGAATCCATGCAGTAAAATTTCTAGTCAAGATAGACATAAGCATTCAACATCTGCAGCACTTAATCAAAGTAGTCTCCTGGATACTTTTACATCTTCTATCAGAACTCAGGAAATGGCTTCAAGTGTTCAGCAGAACATCAGAGGAACTGCCCGTGGTGCATGGGCAGAGGGTGGGAATGAACTTGCTCTACTTCCAGCCTATGGAAATCAATCAGATGTGATATGTTTCGATAATTCTGGTGCTTGGACAAATAGATCAGTCGAGAATTGCCATCACTGGAGTGGTCAGTTGGGTCTAAACGTGGAAACAAGTGATGGAGAATTGAGGAATGTTGTGAGTACTGATTCCAACCCTCAGGGTCTATCTCTATCACTTTCATCAAATCCATCTTCAAAAATACCCGTGGCTCGGTTTGGAGAGGGATGTGTGCCAGAAGACTTAGACTCGAGGACTACAGTTTTAGAGGATCCTCGAGATTCAAAAACTGTGAAGTCTGGTTATTTATGTTCGGTATCGAAGCCATCTATGAGTAGTACAGGTTGTGGAAGATCTCTTCAAGATATGGTGGGGGGGATTTCTACTAACACTTATCAAAACACAGGTCCTCTTGGCCCATTCACTGGATATGCGACTATTTTAAAGAGTTCAAAGTTCTTGGAGCCTGCACAGCAGCTGCTAGATGAACTCTGTGGCATAACTGGTTCAAAACACGGCAAAACATTTGAGCTGTCTGGGAGGACTTCTGGAGAAGTTAGCCCTTCTGGTGATGCTTTGAATGCAACTGAAACTGAGGTTGGTGCGAGGGCTAATAATTCAGGTGGCTCGTCCTCAACATTTTATGCTTCAAATGATATAAGTGGTGATGGCCGTGGAGTTGGGACTAGCACTTGTGAATCTTTTCGGCCGGAGTACCGGCAAAGGAAGGCAAAGCTCGTATATATGCAGGAGGAG ATTTGCAGAAGGTTCAAACAATATCATCAGCAAATGCAGATGGTGGTTTCGTCCTTTGAATCAGTAGCAGGTCTCGGTTCTGCCACTCCTTACATCTCGTTTGCTCTCAAGTCGATTTTGAGGCACTTCCGGTGCATAAAGAATGCCATCACAGACCAGCTCAAGCATATAAGAAAAGGAATGGGGGAGAATTTGTCATCACCTTCCACTGGCACAAGCAATAGCAAGGGTGATGCAAGTACACTAAAGCTAAAGTATTTGAACCCAAGCTTGCAAATGCACAAATATGGTGGTGGCAATTTGGGCTTCCTCGAAACCCAACACCACGTCTGGAGGCCCCAGAGAGGCCTACCAGAACGCTCGGTGGCGATTCTCAGAGCTTGGCTTTTTGAGCATTTTCTTCACCC GTATCCCACGGACACAGACAAGCACATGTTAGCCACTCAAACAGGTCTATCTCGAAACCAG GTGTCAAACTGGTTCATAAATGCCCGAGTGCGTGTCTGGAAGCCAATGGTAGAAGAAATACACATGCTTGAAACCAAAGGCATGGCAGAATCCAACCAAATTCCGAGCAAGAATGATGAAAgctctgctgctgctgctgctgaagGTAGCCGCCATCCTGATCGTGATATTCATAAACTCTTCAACAATCCAAACTTAAATACGACTCCCAATACGCAATTCGAATGCTTAGGGACAGGCTCCTTTCTGAGGGCTGGACATGGACTTAGTGCAGAACAGTGGAACCAAGAGAAGCGGTCGAAAATGGAATGTCCGATTCCGACCACCATGGACGGGACATTAATGGGTTTTGTGCCGTACCAGCAGAATGGGGTCGAGATTGGTGGAGTCGGAGCTGTGTCTCTTACCTTGGGACTCAGGCATGATGCAGAGAATGCACAGCATCGgcaacagcaacagcagcagGAAGATCAGCAGCAGCTGCTGAGGAGGGAATTTGGAGGAGGCATGATTCATGATTTTGTTGGATAA